The Camelus dromedarius isolate mCamDro1 chromosome 1, mCamDro1.pat, whole genome shotgun sequence genome has a window encoding:
- the LOC105096479 gene encoding cytochrome c oxidase subunit 7B2, mitochondrial codes for MMFPLVRNALSSLKIQSIQQIRGRQSHSKQSPDFHDKYGNILLAGGATFCLVAWVFTTTQIGIKWNLSPVGRVTPRAWNDE; via the coding sequence ATGATGTTTCCCTTGGTCAGAAATGCACTAAGTAGTCTGAAGATTCAAAGCATTCAGCAAATTAGGGGAAGACAGAGCCACTCCAAACAGTCACCAGATTTTCATGACAAATATGGTAATATTCTGCTAGCCGGTGGAGCCACTTTCTGTCTTGTTGCATGGGTGTTTACAACCACACAGATTGGAATAAAATGGAACCTGTCCCCTGTTGGCAGAGTCACTCCAAGAGCGTGGAATGATGAGTAA